In Microcoleus sp. FACHB-672, one DNA window encodes the following:
- a CDS encoding serine/threonine-protein kinase has protein sequence MVWKPGHVLQDGKYIIEEKLGEGGFGITYLASDRSNNFVVIKTLNEKIQNRRNFAKCQQDFLNEALRLAKCAHPHIVGIHELIQEESLWCMVIEYIDGIDLATLVDNEGALPEPEALHYIQQIGEALCAVHRQGFLHRDIKPLNILLRTEQEEAVLIDFGLAREFTPNLTQIHTEYISKGFAPIEQYDRRSLRGAYTDVYGLAATLYALLTAEIPEASPTRDRQVNRHQNDPLVPPKQFNPEISERVNAAILEGMALEPENRPQTIPAWFNLLGIELNSTVSEPAVVSKVSEPAVFSPQWTSAVGMDYSRLRDFLAAGNWQEADRETAAIMLRVYGREKEGRFSIEDIQKFPCRDLRTIDKLWLEHSNGYFSFSVQNQVWKSVEKNYEAFGEIIGWRRGNSWISYSELIFNLTAPEGHLPSWGRRGRLWSAFAKRIEECG, from the coding sequence ATGGTTTGGAAACCGGGTCATGTCTTGCAAGACGGTAAGTATATTATTGAAGAAAAGCTAGGAGAAGGAGGCTTTGGTATTACTTATCTCGCCAGTGATAGATCTAATAATTTTGTTGTTATTAAAACATTGAATGAAAAAATTCAAAATCGGCGCAATTTTGCTAAATGTCAGCAGGATTTTTTAAATGAAGCCTTGCGTTTGGCTAAGTGCGCTCACCCTCATATTGTGGGGATTCATGAGTTAATTCAGGAGGAATCATTATGGTGCATGGTAATTGAATATATTGATGGCATAGATTTAGCGACTTTAGTAGACAACGAGGGAGCTTTACCAGAGCCGGAAGCGTTGCACTACATTCAGCAAATTGGGGAGGCTTTATGTGCGGTTCACCGGCAGGGTTTTTTACACCGAGATATTAAGCCGCTTAATATTTTATTGCGAACAGAGCAAGAAGAAGCTGTGCTGATTGATTTTGGTCTGGCTCGCGAATTTACGCCAAATTTGACACAAATTCATACAGAATATATCTCGAAGGGTTTTGCACCGATTGAGCAGTACGATCGGCGCTCACTTCGGGGTGCTTATACAGATGTCTATGGTTTGGCAGCTACGTTATACGCGCTTTTAACGGCAGAAATTCCTGAAGCTTCTCCAACTAGAGATCGCCAGGTTAACCGGCATCAAAACGACCCCTTGGTGCCCCCAAAGCAATTCAATCCGGAAATCAGTGAGCGGGTGAATGCGGCAATTCTTGAGGGGATGGCATTAGAACCTGAAAATCGCCCGCAAACGATACCAGCTTGGTTTAATTTGTTAGGCATTGAGCTGAATTCCACGGTTTCTGAGCCGGCAGTGGTTTCAAAGGTTTCTGAGCCGGCTGTGTTTTCTCCCCAATGGACTTCAGCCGTGGGGATGGATTACAGCCGGCTGCGCGATTTCTTAGCGGCGGGAAATTGGCAAGAAGCTGATCGGGAAACGGCGGCTATTATGCTTCGGGTTTATGGTAGAGAAAAAGAAGGCCGGTTTAGTATAGAAGATATTCAAAAATTTCCCTGTAGGGATTTACGCACCATTGATAAACTGTGGTTGGAACATAGCAACGGATACTTCAGTTTTAGTGTGCAAAATCAGGTCTGGAAAAGTGTTGAAAAAAATTACGAAGCATTTGGAGAAATAATTGGTTGGCGTAGAGGAAATTCTTGGATTTCTTATTCTGAACTTATTTTTAATTTAACGGCTCCCGAAGGACATCTTCCCAGTTGGGGCCGACGAGGGCGTTTATGGTCTGCTTTTGCGAAAAGAATTGAAGAGTGTGGTTGA
- a CDS encoding calcium-binding protein has protein sequence MATDSLELENNQLEITSEESTSPKRKFRSNNSSPNIRGVNRKNKSGGNSGNSGGSAVQMSGGSGSGEMKGDTGKLSGGSGSGGMSGGMSGGGVTQPTDGNTDNISSINIIKINYLRLEYSAQLTLEFGVDSVEDLTDSQILDYINGAGKYSTVLGFFDVDVYRDCNEDLEGMSDEDLTVHFLNYGMMEENRTFSAVVDINYYQELNADVRGMNVKDAFKHLVEHGLEENRQFSAFVSLDFYTKTYKDLSGKSTKEALQHLVEYGLDENRQFSAFCDLNYYRQTYKEDLYGMSAKQALQHLIQYGVNEGRSFSAAFDVKFYITANSDLDGMSFKEAVAHFLTYGINEERPFCDKIDVKDYASTNAEALIEFFGVASVAEISYAQVVKFMLGAGLQLGISPSDEVDISFFISEPPSDSVNGGAGNDTVGGGTGNDTVGGGTGNDTVGGGTGNDTVGGGEPTDTLNGGEGTDTLNGGGGNDSVVGGSDGGLPPNMPGGKPTDPIEPTDPTDPTEPTDPTEPTEPTEPADPLFSIDFVIKTNLELLQTQFPTFNFSATLTAAQIAEVQTFVNEKGISPAPFVDSVTINIKLQSTEVIAKLVEAGYTSAQIEAFSQQEAAEALIQVGESPTTLFSFEFVLAKNAEIKAKFTELDGSVNYQALFEYCTVGEGATMGLELSAFFDVTEAKVMNLRALSDYATEEFGITTAEVQDSATFTNEEVIEYTVNETASVINIEYCLENYSVIIAKFFATELALDETQIETLTPDELVVKIEAAITAQTIDVKDIEACMLQLASDEKFGLSEVDFKGMLEDADIKVQLKLHFFGSETVDDAELETIGETKIKEFISKKAFELKLDIKEYVDTEFYTEKHKVEIKNAFGLTDDAAIATLDANKIARFFLGDGGKYIDADFYRKEYAAETTAEGKSIKDLDDLELRLHVHGAGWAVGKKLSAFNVEGYAAVAENKAALLEAYGAASIDDVSQSQIVAFMKDEGLKQGLKISTFLDQEIVAEIKTTEQAAIANYFNIEVSEVASLSADLVFEFKYGGYGDYVDPSYLRYMAQEENLTTAAGEAVATLSEVKLLEYVYGEMSQEVGFTVSSLSAFDSDAFIAVQANAEALKTKYGVDVAELDVKQIQAFMLNDAKELSLSLQGSVDTGYLRETFAAAIASTLEGVTAEQVATDTLAVTDEQIINWVSTELSSIDTNFVSYQLEKLMTAGTLTVAEVTALIPEADPDNFKVEMLTEKQLMDLSFKAEFKTLLTNKGVLAADEEVKLSAIDIEGFVTEYSEQLSAFYEDVLAGASVSTLSQQQIEDYIGEAMAQEGIDVSTFVNVEYIREENAAEIAQHFGVAVEVVQDTTQFTDELILDWKFDSALSKYVNTEYLETAKGITGEADWQVLKAAYEQDLTAADVSEVDVAGYSKEFLKELAQELDVPYGQLTKLDKWEIDQITEFGLSDAGLELESTAGLKVSAFVDADYLRQNKAEDIASNYNAENATLDDAETQEFLTTEAQEQGLETSELMDKEWFTATYAADIEAEKSTIDADASGLVEDDELTDYMKTAALEEGKNPSKAVNLEEYRAAHSQDLLTEYGASSIQEVSYQETLEYSLTIGLEKNYKPSSMLLDFEAYKTAHSGALMKEFSVSSVTEITTSMTYKFMIGQGEDMGISPYSEPPVA, from the coding sequence ATGGCTACGGATTCACTCGAACTCGAAAACAATCAGTTAGAAATCACCAGCGAAGAATCAACCTCCCCTAAGAGAAAGTTCCGCAGCAACAATAGCAGCCCCAACATTCGTGGTGTTAATCGCAAGAACAAAAGTGGCGGCAATAGCGGTAACAGTGGCGGCAGCGCAGTCCAAATGTCCGGTGGCAGCGGCAGCGGCGAGATGAAAGGCGACACAGGCAAACTGTCCGGTGGCAGTGGTAGCGGCGGCATGAGCGGCGGCATGAGCGGCGGCGGAGTAACTCAACCCACCGATGGCAATACAGACAACATCAGTTCCATCAATATCATCAAAATCAACTATCTGCGCCTTGAATACTCCGCCCAATTAACTTTGGAATTTGGGGTAGACAGCGTAGAAGACCTCACTGACAGCCAAATCCTCGATTACATTAATGGCGCAGGCAAATATTCTACAGTCTTAGGCTTTTTTGATGTAGATGTCTATCGTGATTGCAACGAAGACTTAGAGGGCATGAGCGATGAAGACTTAACGGTTCACTTCCTGAATTACGGGATGATGGAAGAAAATCGCACATTCTCCGCAGTGGTAGACATTAACTACTACCAGGAACTTAACGCCGATGTAAGGGGCATGAACGTTAAAGATGCGTTCAAACACCTGGTCGAACACGGACTTGAAGAAAATCGTCAGTTCTCCGCATTCGTCAGCCTTGATTTCTACACGAAAACCTACAAAGACCTGAGTGGCAAGAGCACCAAAGAAGCACTGCAACACCTGGTCGAATATGGACTCGATGAGAACCGCCAGTTCTCTGCTTTCTGCGATCTCAATTACTACCGGCAAACATACAAAGAAGATTTGTATGGGATGAGTGCTAAGCAAGCACTGCAACACCTGATTCAATACGGTGTTAACGAAGGGCGTTCCTTCTCGGCAGCCTTTGATGTCAAATTCTACATAACAGCTAACTCAGACCTAGACGGTATGAGTTTCAAGGAAGCAGTAGCGCACTTCTTAACCTATGGAATTAACGAAGAGCGTCCTTTCTGCGACAAAATTGATGTCAAAGACTACGCCTCCACCAACGCCGAAGCGCTGATCGAATTCTTTGGTGTGGCATCAGTCGCAGAAATCAGCTACGCCCAAGTTGTAAAATTCATGCTCGGCGCTGGTTTGCAGCTAGGCATCAGCCCCTCCGATGAAGTTGACATCAGCTTCTTTATCAGCGAACCTCCATCCGACAGCGTAAACGGTGGTGCCGGCAATGACACCGTGGGTGGCGGCACAGGCAACGACACCGTGGGTGGCGGCACAGGCAACGACACCGTGGGTGGCGGCACAGGCAACGACACCGTGGGTGGCGGCGAACCCACCGATACCCTAAACGGTGGCGAAGGCACCGACACATTAAACGGTGGAGGCGGCAACGACTCAGTCGTTGGCGGCAGTGACGGCGGGCTTCCTCCAAATATGCCAGGCGGCAAACCGACTGATCCCATCGAACCGACTGATCCGACTGATCCCACCGAACCTACTGATCCCACCGAACCCACTGAACCCACTGAACCGGCAGACCCGCTGTTCAGCATCGACTTCGTTATCAAGACCAATCTTGAGCTACTGCAAACTCAGTTCCCCACCTTTAACTTCTCAGCCACTCTGACAGCGGCACAAATCGCAGAAGTCCAAACTTTTGTTAATGAGAAAGGAATCAGCCCAGCGCCGTTTGTCGATAGCGTCACCATTAATATCAAGCTTCAAAGTACCGAAGTTATTGCCAAACTCGTAGAAGCCGGTTACACCAGCGCCCAGATCGAAGCCTTTAGCCAACAGGAAGCCGCAGAGGCGCTGATCCAGGTAGGCGAAAGTCCAACCACGCTATTTAGCTTTGAGTTCGTCTTAGCCAAGAACGCCGAAATCAAAGCCAAATTCACCGAACTTGATGGTTCAGTAAACTACCAAGCTTTGTTTGAATACTGCACCGTTGGCGAAGGCGCAACAATGGGATTGGAACTGTCGGCCTTCTTTGATGTCACAGAAGCCAAGGTGATGAACCTGAGGGCGTTATCCGACTACGCCACCGAAGAGTTTGGCATCACAACAGCAGAGGTTCAAGACAGCGCAACCTTCACAAACGAAGAAGTCATTGAATATACAGTCAATGAAACTGCTTCCGTCATCAATATTGAGTATTGTCTGGAGAACTACAGCGTCATAATCGCCAAGTTCTTTGCAACAGAACTAGCTCTAGACGAGACTCAGATCGAAACCCTCACCCCTGACGAACTCGTTGTCAAGATCGAAGCAGCCATCACAGCGCAAACCATTGATGTGAAAGACATCGAGGCTTGTATGCTGCAACTGGCCTCAGACGAAAAGTTTGGCTTGAGCGAGGTCGACTTCAAGGGTATGCTCGAAGATGCAGATATCAAAGTCCAATTGAAATTGCACTTCTTTGGCAGCGAGACCGTTGATGACGCAGAACTCGAAACGATTGGCGAGACGAAAATCAAAGAGTTCATCAGCAAAAAAGCCTTTGAACTCAAGCTCGATATCAAGGAGTACGTCGATACCGAGTTCTACACCGAGAAGCACAAAGTTGAAATTAAAAACGCCTTCGGTTTGACCGACGACGCAGCCATTGCAACCCTCGATGCCAACAAGATCGCCCGCTTCTTCTTGGGTGACGGTGGTAAATACATTGATGCTGATTTCTATCGCAAGGAATACGCGGCAGAAACAACGGCAGAGGGCAAATCCATCAAAGACCTGGATGACCTTGAACTCAGGCTGCACGTACATGGCGCAGGATGGGCAGTTGGTAAGAAGTTGTCTGCATTCAACGTCGAAGGATACGCTGCTGTTGCAGAGAATAAGGCTGCGTTGCTAGAAGCTTACGGCGCTGCCTCTATCGATGATGTCAGCCAAAGTCAAATCGTCGCCTTCATGAAGGACGAAGGTTTGAAGCAAGGGCTGAAGATTAGCACCTTCTTGGATCAAGAAATCGTCGCCGAAATCAAGACCACCGAGCAAGCTGCCATCGCAAACTACTTCAATATCGAAGTGAGTGAGGTTGCCAGTCTGAGTGCAGATCTGGTCTTCGAGTTCAAGTATGGCGGGTATGGCGACTATGTTGACCCCAGCTACCTGCGCTACATGGCCCAGGAAGAGAACCTCACCACTGCAGCCGGTGAAGCAGTCGCGACCTTGAGCGAAGTTAAATTGCTCGAGTACGTGTACGGCGAGATGTCCCAGGAAGTTGGTTTCACAGTCAGCAGCCTGTCAGCCTTCGATTCCGACGCCTTTATCGCGGTACAGGCAAATGCCGAAGCACTGAAAACGAAGTACGGGGTCGATGTTGCTGAACTCGACGTTAAGCAAATCCAGGCTTTCATGCTCAACGACGCCAAGGAACTTAGTCTCAGCTTACAAGGGTCAGTTGATACCGGCTATCTTCGCGAAACCTTCGCTGCTGCAATCGCCAGCACGCTTGAAGGTGTAACCGCTGAACAAGTGGCTACCGATACCCTTGCAGTGACAGACGAACAAATTATCAACTGGGTTAGCACCGAACTGTCTTCTATCGACACTAACTTCGTTAGCTACCAGCTTGAAAAATTGATGACTGCGGGAACCTTAACCGTTGCAGAAGTCACTGCCTTAATTCCTGAGGCTGATCCAGACAACTTCAAGGTGGAAATGCTCACCGAGAAGCAACTGATGGATTTGTCCTTCAAAGCTGAGTTCAAGACCTTGCTAACCAACAAGGGTGTATTAGCGGCAGACGAAGAAGTTAAGCTGTCCGCTATCGACATTGAGGGATTTGTTACTGAATACAGTGAACAACTCTCAGCCTTCTATGAAGATGTGTTAGCCGGCGCATCTGTGAGCACGCTGTCTCAACAGCAGATTGAGGACTACATAGGCGAAGCGATGGCGCAAGAAGGCATCGATGTCTCCACTTTCGTCAATGTCGAATACATCCGCGAGGAAAACGCAGCCGAGATCGCCCAACACTTCGGTGTTGCCGTTGAGGTTGTTCAAGACACCACCCAGTTCACCGACGAGCTCATCCTCGACTGGAAGTTCGACAGCGCACTGTCCAAGTATGTCAACACAGAATACTTGGAGACAGCAAAAGGCATCACGGGTGAGGCTGATTGGCAAGTCCTGAAAGCCGCTTACGAACAAGACTTAACAGCCGCAGACGTGTCAGAAGTCGATGTGGCCGGTTACTCCAAGGAATTCCTCAAGGAACTGGCTCAAGAGTTGGACGTCCCCTACGGACAGCTTACGAAGCTCGACAAATGGGAGATCGACCAAATCACAGAATTCGGCTTAAGCGACGCAGGACTGGAACTCGAATCAACTGCCGGCTTAAAGGTTAGCGCGTTTGTCGATGCTGATTACTTGCGCCAGAACAAGGCTGAGGATATCGCCTCCAACTACAACGCTGAAAACGCCACACTCGACGACGCGGAAACTCAAGAGTTCTTGACCACTGAAGCTCAAGAGCAAGGGTTGGAAACGTCGGAGCTTATGGATAAAGAGTGGTTCACTGCTACCTACGCAGCCGACATAGAGGCAGAAAAGTCGACCATTGACGCTGACGCCAGTGGCCTGGTTGAAGACGACGAACTCACCGACTATATGAAGACAGCAGCCTTGGAAGAGGGCAAAAACCCATCCAAAGCGGTTAACTTGGAAGAGTATCGTGCGGCTCACAGCCAAGACTTGCTCACAGAGTACGGCGCTAGCTCTATCCAAGAAGTCAGCTACCAAGAAACCTTGGAGTATTCTCTAACTATCGGGTTAGAGAAAAACTACAAACCCTCCTCAATGCTGCTAGACTTCGAGGCGTATAAAACAGCCCACTCCGGCGCGTTGATGAAGGAATTCAGTGTCTCCTCTGTTACCGAGATCACGACCTCAATGACCTATAAATTCATGATTGGCCAAGGTGAAGACATGGGTATCAGCCCTTACAGCGAACCTCCAGTGGCATAA
- a CDS encoding DUF1361 domain-containing protein, whose protein sequence is MTAQLTNWISVAWQALLANNRWMAWNLFLALVPLALSFWLFHQPRSRVLRWGTFILTGMTFFLGIRRYSLTSAVNLLRDIRAIYLGIDPIYLVGALIGTLILMGLDFWLLGWRGARSLLWWLGFLAFIFFLPNAPYVLTDVIHFYEEIRYNYSVWVLTLALIPQYLIFMGIGFEAYVMSLIYLGFYLRRQGWGRFILWAELILHALSAIGIYLGRFQRFNSWHVISQPDQLVMSVMRDLTRTRPLLVIVVTFVVIAVFYWLIKQVSLGIMHRLSNPNHAFPPAADPDSSTARF, encoded by the coding sequence ATGACAGCTCAACTAACCAATTGGATTTCTGTGGCGTGGCAAGCACTGCTTGCAAATAACCGCTGGATGGCTTGGAATCTATTTTTAGCTTTAGTACCACTAGCTTTGAGTTTTTGGCTATTCCACCAACCTCGCTCTCGCGTGTTGCGCTGGGGAACCTTCATCCTCACCGGCATGACTTTTTTCCTAGGTATACGGCGCTACTCTTTAACATCTGCGGTTAATCTTTTACGGGATATTCGAGCGATTTATTTAGGTATAGATCCAATTTATTTAGTTGGGGCACTCATCGGAACGCTCATTTTAATGGGATTAGATTTTTGGCTGCTAGGCTGGCGCGGCGCTCGTTCTTTACTGTGGTGGTTGGGATTTCTAGCTTTCATCTTTTTCTTGCCAAATGCTCCCTATGTGTTGACAGATGTCATTCACTTTTACGAAGAAATTCGCTATAACTATTCGGTTTGGGTGCTAACTTTAGCTTTAATTCCCCAGTATTTAATATTTATGGGAATTGGGTTTGAAGCCTATGTGATGTCTTTGATTTACTTGGGTTTCTATTTACGCCGGCAAGGTTGGGGCAGATTTATTTTATGGGCTGAGTTAATCTTGCACGCTTTGAGTGCTATTGGGATTTATCTCGGTCGCTTTCAACGCTTCAACAGCTGGCACGTCATCTCTCAACCAGATCAGCTAGTGATGAGTGTGATGAGAGATTTAACCCGCACCCGTCCGCTGCTCGTTATAGTTGTTACTTTTGTGGTAATTGCGGTTTTTTACTGGCTAATCAAACAAGTGAGCTTGGGAATTATGCATCGCCTGAGTAATCCGAACCATGCTTTTCCTCCAGCCGCCGATCCTGATTCTTCTACGGCTCGATTTTAA
- the mrdA gene encoding penicillin-binding protein 2 has translation MARALSFSTRTRIANVTLPRTSRSVVFMLLVTAFLSVCVGRLVQLQFIQGEYNRQRAEQNRIHLVPIASDRGNLLDRNGKLLAANRMSRSVYVWPREQSPEKWRVMAAELGSLLNIPASDIVKKLEQAGYKSPMPVRISRDITSNTFVKLAERFGEFRGLEVRAESNRYYPNGDLGAHVMGYIGEASAEDLKAHPEYPMGMIVGQMGLERKINTKLAGVWGNRLVEVDAAGSELRELGEKPAKPGESVRLTLDAELQKTAEKMLGKRRGAVVVLDVKTGAVLAMASGPTFDPNLFTRKITSADWKRLQGEEKPFLNRALQGYPPGSTFKIVTSIAGMESGKFAPDSTLLSSSSINIGGISFHEHGGGYGVIGFTDALAYSSNTFYYQMGMAAGPEEIAKWGRRVGIAGTTDLNLLGLGEGNHGTLPTPAEKEKLYGEPWYVGDTVTMAIGQGLVLTTPLEMAVMIGAIANGGKRVKPHFLSAQTNTPATKPEPTGMKPGTVEAIRKGLIAVVQKGTGQQLNDGSIPLTGGKTGTAEVPGQEDNSNYVAYGPANDPQIAIAVVVENGGYGAVSAAPIAHEIFKTYFKQKR, from the coding sequence ATGGCACGGGCACTTTCTTTTTCTACTCGAACACGCATTGCTAATGTCACCCTGCCCCGAACCAGTCGATCAGTGGTGTTTATGCTGCTGGTTACAGCTTTTTTAAGTGTGTGCGTCGGGCGTTTGGTTCAGCTGCAATTTATTCAAGGGGAATACAATCGGCAACGAGCTGAGCAGAATCGCATTCACTTGGTTCCGATTGCTTCTGATCGCGGCAATCTTCTGGATCGCAATGGCAAACTGTTAGCGGCGAATCGGATGTCCCGGTCTGTTTATGTGTGGCCTCGCGAACAATCGCCTGAAAAATGGCGTGTGATGGCGGCTGAGTTGGGTTCTTTGCTAAATATCCCTGCCAGCGATATCGTCAAAAAACTAGAGCAGGCGGGTTATAAGTCTCCCATGCCGGTGCGGATTAGCCGAGATATCACAAGCAACACTTTTGTGAAGCTGGCAGAACGGTTTGGTGAATTTCGCGGCCTCGAAGTTCGGGCGGAATCTAACCGTTACTACCCCAATGGCGATTTAGGCGCTCATGTGATGGGCTACATTGGGGAAGCCTCTGCGGAAGACCTGAAAGCCCATCCAGAGTATCCAATGGGCATGATTGTTGGGCAAATGGGGCTAGAACGTAAGATTAATACGAAACTGGCAGGCGTCTGGGGAAATCGTTTGGTGGAAGTGGATGCTGCCGGTTCTGAACTGCGAGAATTGGGTGAGAAACCTGCTAAACCTGGTGAGTCGGTACGGCTAACACTTGACGCCGAACTCCAGAAAACTGCCGAAAAAATGCTTGGGAAGCGGCGAGGGGCAGTTGTCGTTCTCGATGTCAAAACCGGCGCTGTTTTGGCAATGGCGAGTGGGCCGACGTTTGACCCCAATCTTTTCACTCGCAAAATCACCTCTGCCGATTGGAAGCGCCTGCAAGGTGAGGAAAAGCCATTTCTCAACCGGGCACTTCAAGGCTATCCACCCGGTAGCACGTTTAAAATTGTTACGTCAATCGCCGGCATGGAGTCTGGCAAGTTCGCACCTGACTCAACGCTACTGAGTTCTTCCTCCATTAATATCGGTGGCATTAGTTTTCACGAACATGGCGGCGGTTATGGAGTGATTGGCTTTACGGATGCTTTGGCCTATAGCAGCAATACATTTTACTATCAAATGGGAATGGCCGCCGGCCCGGAGGAGATTGCTAAATGGGGCCGCCGCGTGGGGATTGCCGGCACAACGGATTTAAATTTATTGGGGTTGGGTGAAGGCAATCACGGGACGCTGCCAACGCCGGCTGAGAAAGAAAAGCTCTATGGTGAACCTTGGTATGTCGGTGATACGGTGACAATGGCAATCGGTCAGGGGTTGGTCTTAACCACACCTTTAGAGATGGCGGTGATGATTGGGGCGATCGCCAACGGTGGCAAACGTGTTAAACCGCATTTTTTGAGCGCTCAAACCAACACACCAGCCACTAAACCCGAACCCACCGGCATGAAACCTGGAACGGTAGAGGCGATTCGCAAAGGATTGATTGCAGTGGTTCAGAAAGGTACCGGCCAGCAGCTCAATGATGGTTCTATCCCCCTGACGGGTGGCAAAACCGGCACGGCTGAAGTCCCAGGACAAGAAGATAATTCCAATTATGTTGCCTATGGGCCGGCTAACGATCCCCAGATTGCGATTGCTGTTGTCGTGGAAAATGGCGGGTATGGTGCTGTTTCTGCTGCTCCAATTGCTCATGAAATCTTCAAAACCTATTTCAAGCAAAAGCGTTAG